The Solea senegalensis isolate Sse05_10M linkage group LG11, IFAPA_SoseM_1, whole genome shotgun sequence genomic interval CACATCAGTAAACCTGGTTTCAGATCGATCTGGTTTTAGCAGGTGTTGATGAAAGTTTCACAGTCAGAGGacgtgtccttgtgtcctcgtcaatctgaaacaaaaacaaccaaaacaatttaaagaattaaagaaaaagttaaCGTTTGCTCTGACAGAACCATACAGCACCATCACCATCAATAGGTAaacactgccacctagtggtcaATAACTTTTTCAGAAGAAATGAACCTGATGGTTTGtatatttttactgtataaaGGCTGAGAGTTTGTAACAGCTGTGAACTTTATAAATATTCAGACTGAGATCagcaaatgtaaatgaaacctTAAATCACCACtctgatgaacacatgacacaTAAATATGATTGTGAACATGGTGACACAATAATCCAGTGCAGATTAATGATCACTTTATTTCTGAACTCGCATGTCCTTtaacacatgcatgtggttattacagctgAGCTCCAAAGTGCATCATtatccatatatacatatatatatatacatacatacatatatatctcttcttttcctttgggctgctcccttcaggggtcgccacagtgaatcaacctcctccatctcaccctgttctctgtatccccctctctcacaccaactaacttcatgtcctcctcCACTACATCCATagaccttctctttggtcttcctctagacctcctgcctggcagttccaaccccagcatccttctaccaatatactcactatccctcctctgtacatgaccaaaccatctcattctggcctctctgaccttatctccaaaacatctaacatgtgctgttcctctgattgactcattcctgatcctatccatcttcgtcactcccaaagagaacctcaacatcttcatctctgctacctccagctctgcttcctgtcttttcctcagtgccaccgTCTCTAGACCAAacagcatcgctggtctcaccactgtcttgtatatctttcctttcattctggctgatactcttttatcccacattacccctgacacttttctccactcattccaaccagcttgaacatgTTTCTTCACCTCGACAAAATAGCAGCAAGCAACAAACCTATACTACCTGCACCGTCTGCTTTAAAAACTGTCGTATGGCAGCATTTGGGGTTCTATGAGGTCGGTGGGAAGATGGACAAGTGTGTGTAGAAGTCAAATTAAATACTTCGGAAATATACAACCAATATGCGAAACCACATCGCTCGATATCACTCAGAGTTGGAAGAAAAGCGACACGTTCCTGATGGCAGCCAGAGGAGCAGGCAGTGGCCAAACGGATTACTAAATCCATTGCAAAATGTATTACAAAGGACTCTGTCGTAGAGAACGAGGGCTTTCGGGAGATGGCGCATACATAGTGAAGGAGAAAGAATGAGGTGATGGTTCCCCTGCTTTCCAAGTTGGGCAAGCGATACTTCTGTATTCCGGCCACCAGTGTCTCTGCAGAAAAAGTATTCTCTACTGCAGGGGATATTGTGCCTGCCCAACGGAGTACACTCACACTAGAGCATGTTGACCAGCTCCTGTTCTTACACAAGAACTTGCATATTCCATGAGTATCCACCACTTATAAACTGGAAATTAAGCACCTTTACTGTTTACTATGTTGCACTGCCATAGTACACTGCCATGATTATAGCActattgtgatatttttgtttacttaatttcTACCTCATATtgcacagtgtttttgtatgaGAGCTGAATTCCAAGCCAtacttttttgtacttttatgtgTAGCATAgagtatttgtttttgctgcttacTACCAATAACAGGAGGATTTTGTGTTTGAAGTCTTATTCTTATAATTTACTAAGAGCAACCTTTTCTTAAtgacacagaaaagaaagaataaagaatttatttttcatattgtgTTGAAATGCAAGTTGCATAGAAAGCTTTTTCTCTAATAAATTTTTAGAGAAGGtaattcatctgttgattgTCTTTAATGATTGTAAGAAGAGTAAGAAGTGATTAGCAAACTCTGAGAAGCAAAGTATTTACATATCTTTTTTAAATCACGCATGGAACTGTACAAATGTAAATTGTTGCATCGAGATGCATCGATAATCGGTTTAGAATCGAATTGTTGACCTCTGAATCGTAATCAAATCGAATcgtatataatgtgtatatatgtatgtatgtatatatatatatatatatatatatacacatacatatatacaaccTGCTGTACTTTGTTagataaaagacaaataacATAATTTAAATGCTATGgcttcctttttatttcttttaagtATTTCTTAAGATGTATTTTACACCTTttacagggttagggttaatgtCTAATATTAACCGatgtgtttaagtgtttattttattataataattattattttatatgaagttctttatttagttaattttttcctctttttgaaagtgatgttgtttctttgtcaatgtttgtggaatgttttaaataaagttatggtTAAACAAAATCAGTCACAGTGGAGAGGAGATGTAAGTTTGACGTTACCTTGTTTCTCCACTGACACCAgtcttcctctcttctcatCTCTTCTCTTTAATGAGACGATCACAGTCTCGTGTCTATGTCTCATTCTCTGTTTGCAGCAACAATGCAAACCTGCTGCAAAACTGGACTGGATTTCATGGAGGGACTGGACTGGATTCGGTTTGCTGGCGTGAGTAGAACAGAAACTCTGcacaaccaaacagaaacaaacaccaaatgcacttaacacttaaatgtaaGTGTACAATCAAACTTTAACACTTTGATTTTTATCGTATGACatttaaactaatatttaattaaacattttgtttgacaTTAGTATCAAATAAAACCTGAAGTGGAGCTCCACTGAATATTACtgtgatgaggaaaaaaaacacatgtcagtATTTTGtaaccaaagaaaacaaaatgcctGAAATGTAACCAGACTCAGGGTTCAGGTTGTTGACTCAGGTGTTTCATTTAGTTACATTTGCCATGACGGTTTTCTCCAAACATTTCCTAATCCATGTGGAACAAAATGTGAACAAACCAACAAACGGAATTGAATAaatctttgtcagtgtgtggGAACCAAAGGAAACAATGTGGCAAAAAAATGAGTCCATGTGTGCAATGGAcacattctttaaaaacagtctTGGGTTTCTAACTGTggtgttattaaaataaatcaaatgaaaactgcCAAGGTTTCAGGTCGGTGACTGTGGCTGTgagattgtttttcattttttctgtTGTACAAAAAAGGTTGACCAACTTCCACAAAAACTTCTCTTAaatgccagagggggagctctACAAAATGGCTGAGATCTTAAGTAAAATGGCTCAGGTTTGGGTCAGGTGACTGTGTCGTTTGGTTAtgtaacatttttacagtgtgcttttcaatgtcaaaatgtgttgttgtagaaacacagtttaaacacagatttactCCATAATCAAAACCCATCATGGTTTTGATGTCTGGGCAGTGCAAGAGTCCAGATTTCAGGCAGGTGACTGGTGTTGACTGGTGTTGACTAGAATTAACTGGTGTTGACTGGTGTTGACTAGTGTTGACTGTTGACTGGTGTTGACTGGTGTTGACTGACTGGTGTTGACTGGAGTTGACTGACTGGGTGTTGACTGGAGTTGACTGGAGTTGACTTTGACTTGACTGGAGTTGACTGGAGGTGTTGACTGGAGACTGTGTTGACTGTTGACTGGAGTTgactgacttgacttgactggTGTTTGAGTTGACTAGTGTTGACTGGAGTTGACTAGTGTTGACTGGAGGAGTGTTGACGCTGACAGGAGTTGACAGGAGTTGACTGGAGACTGGAGTTGACCTTGACTGACTGGTGTTGACTGACTGGTGCTGACTGTGTGACTGGTGTTGACTTGACTGTTGAGTTGACTGAGTTGACTAGTGTTGACTGGTGTTGACTGGAGTTGACTAGTGTTGACTGGTGTTGACTGACTATGACTGACTGTGCTGACTGGTTGACTTGTTGACTGGAGTTGACTGAGTTGACTAGTGACTGTTGACTTGTTGACTGGAGTTGACTGGAGTTGACTGTTGAGTGTGACTGGAGTGTTGTTTGACTGGTTGACTTTGACCTGTTTGAGTGTTGACTGTTGACTGGAGTTGACTAGTTGTTGACTGGTGTTGACTGTGTTGACTGTTGACTGTTGACTGGTTTGACTGTGTTGACTGGTGTTGACTTTGACTGTTGAGTGTGACTGCTGACTGGTGTGACTGGTGTTGACTGTTGACTGTTGACTTGTTGACTGTTGACTTGACTGACGTTGACTGGAGTTGACTGGTGTTGACTGGTGTTGACCGGTGTTGACTGGAGTTGACTGGTGTTGACTGGTGttataatatgaaataaatatgaaataaatccaAATACACTCAGGGTTCAGGTTTGTTACATTTGGTTTGGTGGTGTGCTTTGAGGTTGTTTTCCAAAGTCAAATGCGATGTGAAACAAAATGGGTAAAAAAGGTCACTCTAGTCCAAAATCAAGACCCAACATGGCTTTTACCTCCATGCAATGCATAATAAATTTGCAAAGACAAACCAACAAATGGAAttgaataaattattattattgttctttaattgaagaaaataagaataatcacaggttacactgtagccaggctgacacagagccacagctccattGAATCAtttattcctttaacactgagcagtgaccACTTTATGAACTTTTCTGTGAATAAAGTAACATCCATTAGAGAAAAacattgatcatctcctccctcatagtGATACTGACTCATCgtttagcacaagagctttaaaAGCaacaggtgcacagttagacagtttctcctctatagatctccctgagttaacatcattagtttcatcattcaaaccatcaacctgtctaaactgtttaaagatgtgtttcctttaattaacaactctatattaactcaaaccaatctatccttattaactggatatgtgtcccaaacgtttaaaatagcagttattaaaccccttctcaaaaaagcgacccttgacccagatattttagctaattaccgacctatatctaatcttccctttgtttctaaaatcttagaaaaggcagttgctaatcaatgatatgaatatttgcacattaatggcctgtttgaagattttcagtcaagttttagattaaaccatagcacagaaacagcactagttaaagttagtaactcagataacggtctagtctctttacttgtcctgttagatcttagtgctgcatttgacaccattgatcataatattctactgcagagattggagcagactcttggtatcacaggtgctgccctctgctgttgaagttccacaaggctcagtgcttgggcctatactttttacctacactttcattgttatgcaaatgacacacagttatatttatcaatgagaaCGGATGAAATAAATTAGGTTTTTCAACTCatggaatgtctcagagacattaagtccggGATGACGTGtaattttctacttttaaacttttaaaactgaggtcattatactcggctctaaacacctcagagaaaaactttctgatcacattatcactttagatgacatcaccatggcttccagttctactgtgaggaaacatggagttatttttgactcacaattaactttaacttaatTTCTGCCACATAAAAACTACTAAATACAACAGAGAGGATCTTAACAGAATATTTTTGTTgagatcttgtttttttattaacgtTTATCTACATAAATATAGGTACTACACTCAATTAATTTCTGCCACATAAAAACTACAACTATAGAACAGATAATAATTATTTGCGATAATATTGTGACTCACAATTCAATTGGACTGTATTGCATTATTtggtaaaagagaaaaaaggggggggCAGAAGAAAGGTTACACTTACGTCAACCGACAATAACCTCCACCTTCAAACTTTCACCAACTAAATAACTATCAAACTTAACTAAAACTATGATCGCGTCAACGCCAAACGCAGAATAATCACGTAATGTGCCAAGTTAGCAGTGAGCTAGCAGCGAAACAAACACCTGTGTTAGTGTATCTCGGTAATTTGCTATCAGGCTACTTAGCAGGCTAATTtagcttaaaaaacaaaacagttaacAGCCACAGCGGGGAGAAAAGATAatataaagtgacaaaaattagtatttatataatattatatagatatatatatatatatatatatgtacatatgcaCCTTGCTCTTCACCTCCACGGCACTCAGTGAACGGTTGCTCGGCACTCGCTGGTTCATGGTTCGCTAACAGCGGGACCGCCGACGAAGCTCTGCCGCCGGAGCACTCACTGCCGCCGCCGGAGCGCTCACTGCCGCTGAGTATCCAAACACCGAGAGTGTAAAGTCCACTTATTTCCTCCTGTCCCGCgatgacttcttcttcttctccgcCCCCCAAAACACTGTGACAGCGGCTTGAGCTCAGCCTGTAAACTTCTCTGCTCTCATTGTGACCGACGACAGATCCGACCGATCAGTAACAGTCTCCGGTTAAACTGTGACAACCACTCtacccccgtgtgtgtgtgtgtgtgtgcggtgggGCGACAccagacttcaaaataaaagacgcagcttcttcctctcccacctcctcctaccatttcaaaatgtattttttttcatatacaaCTTCCAGTcctgtcagaaaaggctgtgaCCTCAACATCGGGACAGGTGCGTTTTAAAGGAATTTGTGGGCCCCAAGGAATAAGGGTCCTGGGGAACCCAAAGTTAACCGATGGGTAACAGCTCTTCAACTTATagcatatatatagatatgtgttTGTTCAGAATGTTTCTGAAACATAACAAAGATGACAAGATGATGGACGGATGAAACGGTAAATAACAAATCTCCCTCACCCACCATCGCCAAAAATATCCTGATGTAGTATATTTTCCTTTCATTAACGTGTGACTGATATCTGAGAACATACTCAGGAGAAACACACTACAATGACTGCACCGTTTTTTCCTATTGTATGGCGACATCTTCTGGTTAAAGACATGTAGGACTGCTGCCGCAGGCCTCCTGCCCTGAGCATGCACGAACATAGACTACAATGTGTTTTGACAGCAAAGTTATTACTACTCTATGTCcttctaaaatgtaaaaagaaaagctctAATTCATTAGaaccattaaaatgaatgttccTGAGAATCAATCCACTGgatttatttccatttaaagGGAGTTTATTTATTCAACTGATTTTTATACTACAAAAATTTGCTCTTTGCCAGTCAGtcaaaaacaagtaaataaataaatagcacaaTTGCTTTGCTATAacgtataattgctttaaataaaaaagtattcacAGTAATCACAGTCTACCTCACGATATGATATGTGATACATGGTCCATCATACCAATAATATTGAGATATATAACGATTCTGTGAGTATAAATACACTGCAAGACAATCATTTAACGacacatcacaatatctgtctctTTTCAGACAAAACGTTagtgtgaaaagttaaaagtgcaggatttctatTGTTATTCACAGCAtaaagaacaaagtgcataaagtctatgtattaaACGTGGACGggattatcccgctgtaaactctcTATTCTTCCGCCAGGTAACTttcacccaagtttccctcgtTCATTTAGGCATGCCGCTGGTGAGGAGACATAAATATCACTATTTGCCCCGGCGTATCAATTATCGTATCATATATATCACTAATCAATATTTTTGACCCACCCCTTGTATGTAATTTCAGCGAAGGTCTTGCTTTACAAAGGCAACCATGTTGCACCACTCTGCTGAAGCAGACgtttactacacaaacaaagaagaatgacattCCTTGTGGTAAATAAAGACTgttgtagttccctgacacctTGACGAAAGGGAGCGGTGACTGTGTCTTCAGTCGGTCACTTAGGGGCTTTAACACTTCCCGTTCACTTTGACTGAAGCAGCTCCAAGCATGGAGCTAACTGTAATGTGGGTCCATTGCTTTGCATCGCTTCCAAACTTTCCAAGTGGCAGCAAATCAAAACGTGTTATgcaaatatacaaatacaggCACTACCCACTCAAATCACATTCATCGGTTTAGCTCAAACAGAGCTCTCACACACGGTTGTTCTCCCCGTTGCTGATGCTTCATGTCAGACAAAGAGCACCTGACAATGCAGGACATGGCAGAAATCAGACCCGCCCTCCGTCAAACGTAAAAGCATTGTGTAGTTGTGAGTGCACGGTAAGTGTGGCCAGCTTAAAAGCAAAGGTAACAAGTGGGTATGAAAGTGCTGATAATAACATCTTGCATAACCTTGAGTCAGTTTTAGTGTCCCTTCAGTGGGAGACATCCAAGGTTGGTAAATTGATGGGTGCGTCGCAAGTCATAACCGAGCGTCCAGTAAACAACGTCCTGGTGAAGTGGAATCCCTCTCAAAAGACCAACAGTATCCATGACAACAACGCCCTGTCCCCTGGACCCCCTATAATTAGCCTACCACAAAACTACAAAGGGAATctgttgtttacatgtgtgttattATATCTTTGAAGCTTCCagattgtgtatatatacgcaGTAATAATACACGCAACAAAAATATACTGTCAAcgcacattttaattttcactcacatttttaaagaattctTCATCATCTAAAGAGTCCAAGATATTGGTGGTTTAGTGTCGCCATCTGTAATGGTGCATCACTTCTTCCTGGATTCTCAGTCTTCTCTTTGATGCTCCAGAAACTTGACTAGCACACAGATTATGTCCAAGCATCAGTCTCTTCATCATTTGATGAGTCATCCAAGTGGATGATCCAGAAACATGACAAAAGGCAGGTGAAGTCGCAGCATCAGAGTCATCACCGAAGCCAACTATGGGTGGCGGTTTCTATTTGGTGGAAGCAAATGATCTGATGAGATCCAAGGAACCAACCAAGGAACACCCACAATGCTCATTGTGACTAGCAGAGTCAGGTATGCTGAGGTGATCCAGGAACATCTCAACAGCAGTCATCACCTCAAATAACTGTGGATGGTGGTTCATCATCATCTGATGAGTCATCACATCAATTAAAGGGTGCATTTTTCTTGAACAACTACGATGAAAACCTGTCAAATGCTTTGAATTTCTTCAACAGCTGTGATTATGCTGCGTTTACTTCATCATTGCTGATTTTGGTCCCAATTTAAGAACCATAACTAAAAAGCAGGTGAATCTGAAGATTCATCCAAGATGTTGGTGGATGCTCCAGAAACACGACTTGCAGAGTCAGGTATGCTGAAGTGCTCCAGAAATGTCCCAACAGCAGTCATTACTTAAGTCAACCGTGGGTGATGGTTCTTCGTGATCTGATGAGTCATCCCTTTAATTCGAGGTTGCACCTTTCTTGAAGAGCCATGATGGGAACCTTTCAAATCCTCTTGAACAGCTGTGACAGGAATCATTGCAAATGTTGTTACTAATATAAGAATACCACGAGCAAAGGCAGGTGAAGTCTTATCAGTTTCTTTATCATCTGATGGGTCATCCGAGCTATTTCTGGATGCTCCAGAAATCTTGGAATCAGTTTCTTCATCATCTGATCCAATTGAAATGAAAACTCAGCATCAGTTCCCTCATCATCTAATGAGTCGTTCAAGCTTTTATTGAGTTCTCTAGAACCGCGACTAGCAAAGTCAGGTACACTGAGGTGCTCCAGAAACATCACAACAGCAGTCATCACCCGAGATATCTGTGGGTGGTGGTTCTTCATGATCTGATGAGTCATCCCATCAATTAGAGTTTGCACTTGCTTGAAGGGCCGTGATGGGGGACCTACCTCTTCTTGAACTTCTTGAACAGCTGTGATAGGAATCTGCGAATCCTTTTTGAAGACTTTACCTTGGTTACTTCTTCATTGCTAATTTTGTTACTAATATAAGAATAATCGCTAGCAAAGGCAGGTGAAGTCTCATCAGTTTCTTTATCATCTGATGGTTCATCCGAGCTATTTCTGGATGCTCTAGAAATCTCAGCATTTGAATCTTCATCATCTGACAAGTCATCTAAACTTTTCGTGGTTGCTCCAGACATCTCAGAATCAGTTTCTTCATCATCTGATGAGTCGCCGCAGCTGTTTGCAGACGCTCCAGAGACATGACCATCTGAGTGAGATGAAaactcatcatcctcatcatctaATGAGTCGTCCGAGCTTTTATTGGCTGCTCTAGAATTACGGCCAGCAGATTCAGGTGATGACTCAGCAACCATGTTATTTAAGCTACCTGTGGGCGGTAGTTTCTCACTGGTGGAAACGACAGTTAAATTGTGAGGAATGAAATCGCTAGGAAAATGTTTCATCGTTATAAAAGGATGTCGTAGAGCTTTGTTTGGAGTGATTCTTTTCCCTGGATCTACTTGCAGCATATTTCTGAGGAGGCTAACAAAGGCCTCTGTGTCCTCATGCCCAGTTGCATCCGGGCGAGCCATCACAATGTCGTTGAAACTGATAAACCGTTTCGCCGAGGAGTAACGATATGGTGGGTGACTCCCGTAGGAAAAGCAGTTAACTGACTGGAACGAACAGACGCAGTCTGTTTTCAGTTCCAGTTCGGTCCCCGATTCTGCAAAGTACCTCTTGGTATGAattccaaaaaacaacattcgATCATCGGGTTGACCATTCAACAGCACAACATCTTCCATTTTCGCTAATTCACATTCTCCTGAATACAAGTCGGCCTCAATGTACATTCGGGCCATCAGGCAGCCAAGCGCCCACATGTCCACGGCCTCATTTAGACGCAGGCCCAGCAGGATTTCAGGGGCTCTGTACTCGAGGCGATACAAAGAATCGCCACGACTCATTTCGGAGACATTCCGAGCCAGACCAAATTCTACGAGCTTCACCTTAAAGGGCTCTAAACTCAACATGATGTTTTCTAGCCTGATGTCGGCGTGGACCATTCTTATGAGCTTGAGAGCGTTCAGCGCCACCAGCATCTGTTGTGTGATCACTTGAAtctcagacagagacagtggcCTGTTGAATTTCTTGATTAAATCATCAAGAGCCACATCCAGATTTTCAAATTCCAGAAAAATATTTCCATCAAGCTTAAAACGCCTCTTAATTTTGATCAAGTTGTTCTCCTCTTGGACAAGTTCCCTGAgttgtttgtgtatgtacacCTCTCTTTTAGCGAAGTTGGCAAAACACTTTGGTATGGCCTTCAAGGCCACCAGATGTTTGGTGTTTGATCTCATGCACTGTAACATGATTCCGTAAGTGCTGTACCCCAGGAGCTTCTGTACTTCATACCCAGATGATTGTAAAAGTGGTTTAGTGGCCTCC includes:
- the LOC122776889 gene encoding homeodomain-interacting protein kinase 3-like, whose translation is MLQCMRSNTKHLVALKAIPKCFANFAKREVYIHKQLRELVQEENNLIKIKRRFKLDGNIFLEFENLDVALDDLIKKFNRPLSLSEIQVITQQMLVALNALKLIRMVHADIRLENIMLSLEPFKVKLVEFGLARNVSEMSRGDSLYRLEYRAPEILLGLRLNEAVDMWALGCLMARMYIEADLYSGECELAKMEDVVLLNGQPDDRMLFFGIHTKRYFAESGTELELKTDCVCSFQSVNCFSYGSHPPYRYSSAKRFISFNDIVMARPDATGHEDTEAFVSLLRNMLQVDPGKRITPNKALRHPFITMKHFPSDFIPHNLTVVSTSEKLPPTGSLNNMVAESSPESAGRNSRAANKSSDDSLDDEDDEFSSHSDGHVSGASANSCGDSSDDEETDSEMSGATTKSLDDLSDDEDSNAEISRASRNSSDEPSDDKETDETSPAFASDYSYISNKISNEEVTKVKSSKRIRRFLSQLFKKFKKR